Proteins encoded within one genomic window of Elusimicrobiota bacterium:
- a CDS encoding 8-oxo-dGTP diphosphatase: protein MIKLATLCYVKRAGKTLMMHRVKRSNDIHFGKWNGLGGKLFPGETPEECVIREVREESGLELRSPELKGFLTFPGFDGEDDWYVFVFVARKFSGVIGPCPEGDLSWIPDRKLASLPLWEGDRIFMKWLNGRKFFSGKFVYKNHRLKTFKVTFNKPNQDFSSGRGIRVGGRSG, encoded by the coding sequence ATGATAAAACTCGCCACCTTGTGTTATGTGAAACGTGCCGGAAAAACCTTGATGATGCACCGCGTCAAACGGTCCAACGATATCCATTTTGGGAAGTGGAATGGTCTGGGGGGAAAACTATTTCCAGGAGAAACGCCTGAAGAGTGTGTGATCCGAGAGGTTCGAGAGGAAAGCGGACTTGAATTACGAAGCCCCGAATTAAAGGGTTTTCTAACGTTTCCGGGTTTTGACGGGGAAGACGACTGGTACGTTTTCGTCTTCGTGGCCCGGAAATTCTCCGGGGTTATAGGCCCCTGCCCCGAGGGCGATTTGTCCTGGATCCCCGACAGGAAACTCGCGTCTCTCCCTCTTTGGGAAGGCGACCGGATCTTTATGAAATGGCTGAACGGCCGAAAATTCTTTTCAGGAAAATTTGTCTACAAAAACCATCGTCTGAAAACCTTCAAAGTGACCTTCAACAAACCGAACCAAGATTTTTCCTCTGGCCGCGGAATTCGGGTGGGTGGACGGTCCGGATAA
- a CDS encoding urate hydroxylase PuuD gives MALTDFYNNFHLFMRWFHVLFGIVWVGHLFFFNFVNIQLQASMDDTTKKAVNPQLIPRALWWFRWSAMGTFLSGWILFSMVYMYQPGLWGPTAFFSNAEGVTGRAWWILIGMILGSLMWFNVWFIIWPAQKSLFGLGVPKASPEIVPILKSRSALFSRINTFLSGPMLFGMMAAAHYSAINLTTFLVFSAIGLAFIWAFYWLSVRVSPLTD, from the coding sequence GTGGCTCTCACCGATTTCTACAACAATTTTCACCTTTTTATGCGCTGGTTCCATGTTCTCTTTGGGATCGTTTGGGTTGGGCATTTATTCTTTTTTAACTTCGTCAACATTCAGCTTCAAGCCAGCATGGACGACACCACAAAAAAAGCGGTCAACCCTCAACTTATTCCCCGAGCCCTGTGGTGGTTCCGATGGAGCGCCATGGGGACATTTCTCTCGGGCTGGATCCTTTTCTCAATGGTCTATATGTACCAACCCGGACTTTGGGGGCCCACCGCTTTTTTCTCAAACGCGGAGGGAGTGACTGGCCGAGCCTGGTGGATCCTGATCGGGATGATCCTGGGCTCCCTCATGTGGTTTAACGTCTGGTTCATCATTTGGCCAGCCCAAAAGAGTCTCTTTGGGTTGGGCGTCCCCAAAGCCTCGCCGGAAATTGTTCCCATCCTCAAGTCCCGATCGGCTTTGTTTTCCCGGATCAACACCTTTCTTTCAGGTCCCATGTTGTTCGGGATGATGGCGGCGGCCCATTACAGCGCCATCAATTTAACAACCTTTCTGGTCTTTAGCGCCATCGGCCTTGCCTTCATCTGGGCTTTTTATTGGCTCTCTGTGCGGGTTTCTCCCCTCACAGACTAA
- a CDS encoding TPM domain-containing protein, with protein sequence MVNTYDLKRWAQHVFSLPGLLRRRFPAPLLKSIEEAVGNSEKKHNGEIQFAVEAFLPLRDLVAGVSPRERAEEIFSNLRVWNTENNNGVLIYINLSDRDVEIVADRGLNKKISIAEWETICRSMENHFREGRFEKGALAGIEGVTQLLSRHFPSQGDNPNELSDRPTLL encoded by the coding sequence ATGGTAAACACATACGATTTAAAGCGATGGGCACAGCATGTTTTTTCTCTGCCCGGTCTCCTTCGGCGGCGGTTTCCCGCACCCCTATTAAAATCCATCGAGGAAGCGGTTGGCAACTCGGAAAAAAAGCACAACGGAGAAATTCAGTTTGCGGTGGAAGCTTTCCTTCCCCTTCGTGATCTGGTGGCGGGCGTCTCTCCTCGGGAAAGGGCAGAAGAGATATTTTCAAATCTCCGGGTTTGGAACACGGAAAACAACAACGGTGTTTTAATCTATATCAATTTATCCGATCGGGACGTGGAAATTGTCGCGGACAGAGGGTTAAACAAAAAAATATCAATCGCGGAGTGGGAAACGATTTGTCGATCTATGGAAAACCACTTCCGGGAAGGCCGTTTTGAAAAAGGGGCGTTGGCGGGGATTGAAGGTGTAACCCAGCTTCTCTCCCGTCATTTCCCTTCCCAGGGGGACAACCCTAATGAACTTTCGGATCGGCCTACCCTTCTTTAA
- a CDS encoding TPM domain-containing protein produces the protein MRSKRSGFKKGLLGTFLCFFSLSLLADQPIPPLTRRVTDLTGTLNATQQSAIEKVLEQFEREKGSQVAVFIVPTTKPESIEQYAIRVAEQWKLGRKSVDDGVLFLVAKNDRTLRLEVGYGLEGVLPDALCNRIIDGFVVPRFKEGDFFGGIRDGVARILGTIQGEPLPPPVSEKSKTGGGVIMVIFIFLLLLINLLPRLFGFSSLRSGRGGWRSGGGGFGGGGFGGGGGGFGGGGASGRW, from the coding sequence GCGGTCCGGTTTTAAAAAGGGCCTTCTGGGCACCTTCCTGTGCTTCTTTTCTCTTAGTCTCCTGGCCGACCAGCCAATCCCTCCTCTCACCCGACGTGTTACCGATTTAACCGGGACGCTGAACGCGACCCAACAGTCGGCCATCGAAAAAGTCCTCGAACAATTTGAGCGAGAGAAAGGGTCTCAGGTGGCCGTCTTTATTGTCCCTACCACCAAGCCCGAATCCATTGAACAATACGCCATTCGGGTCGCGGAGCAATGGAAACTGGGACGAAAGAGTGTGGATGATGGGGTTTTGTTTTTGGTGGCGAAAAACGATCGAACCCTTCGTTTGGAGGTGGGGTATGGTTTGGAAGGTGTTCTTCCCGATGCTCTCTGCAACCGTATTATCGATGGATTCGTTGTCCCTCGGTTCAAAGAAGGTGACTTTTTTGGAGGGATTCGCGATGGGGTGGCACGAATTTTAGGGACCATTCAAGGGGAGCCCCTTCCCCCGCCTGTTTCCGAAAAGAGTAAAACGGGGGGGGGCGTGATTATGGTGATTTTTATTTTTCTTCTTCTCTTGATTAATCTTCTCCCCCGTCTTTTTGGATTTTCGTCTCTCCGATCGGGACGGGGGGGCTGGCGGTCCGGTGGCGGTGGCTTTGGCGGGGGAGGTTTCGGTGGTGGGGGCGGTGGGTTTGGTGGTGGGGGAGCGTCTGGACGATGGTAA